One Ignavibacteriales bacterium DNA segment encodes these proteins:
- a CDS encoding T9SS type A sorting domain-containing protein produces the protein MKRILLPLFLLLFTFSILNAQTFKPAFGGSGFQTVQSDWGNDVLISGRAPLGQVSGVGRPNGEVYISVPDTTPGFSLRIYKSTDFGATFTLFPTGIQPGGAIFPFTKMVRTGLDSIYCTFLYQDTVYIWNIESNNFGVFTTVAVYNYDITASSTGGLYMFTDQAGVNSVRRYGSSDGGVTWPNTGLVSSSGAYPKVSMSESGDTLLLLYYSTINADTLTSSFRGFRYRESAAGTLAVTGASVEIVPAGVRKEQYKSVNYGGRSWIFWTEGSSPNRVIKGRVCTDWGTSFTFGTEYTVAGGAGLDNYWFDATIYKFGSGGVDFVNYSDSTGPFYPLNYTSNTFGTPETFGPPLAVNDFSTGLAGVIPQLVEFYDAGGDAGVVYVGMDGANNRLYYDRLSAVSGIQNGNGIANTYELKQNYPNPFNPSTKINFSIPKDAFTTLKVYDIVGREVATLVSQRLTGGNYDVEFNGSNFASGVYFYQLVSNDFVSVKKMILTK, from the coding sequence ATGAAACGAATTTTATTACCTTTATTCCTTTTATTGTTTACCTTTAGTATCCTTAATGCCCAAACCTTTAAACCGGCATTTGGCGGAAGTGGTTTCCAGACAGTTCAAAGCGACTGGGGAAATGATGTGCTCATTTCGGGACGCGCGCCTCTAGGGCAAGTGTCCGGCGTGGGCAGACCAAACGGCGAGGTTTATATTTCCGTGCCGGATACAACTCCGGGATTTAGTCTGAGGATCTACAAGTCGACTGACTTCGGAGCAACCTTCACACTTTTCCCGACAGGTATACAGCCGGGAGGAGCCATTTTCCCTTTCACAAAGATGGTACGCACTGGTTTGGATTCGATCTATTGTACATTCCTTTACCAGGATACTGTTTACATCTGGAATATTGAAAGTAACAATTTTGGAGTTTTCACAACAGTTGCCGTGTATAATTATGATATAACCGCGTCATCAACAGGTGGATTGTATATGTTTACCGACCAGGCTGGCGTTAATAGCGTTAGGAGATACGGTTCCTCTGATGGAGGTGTAACATGGCCGAATACTGGATTGGTATCAAGTTCTGGAGCATATCCTAAAGTTAGCATGTCCGAATCCGGAGATACATTACTGTTGTTGTACTATAGTACAATTAACGCTGATACGTTGACATCATCATTTAGAGGCTTTAGGTACAGAGAGTCTGCGGCGGGTACACTAGCTGTCACCGGGGCTTCTGTAGAGATTGTTCCTGCAGGCGTGAGAAAAGAACAGTATAAGTCGGTAAACTATGGCGGTAGAAGCTGGATCTTCTGGACTGAAGGCTCCAGCCCAAATAGAGTTATTAAAGGCAGGGTATGCACTGACTGGGGTACTAGCTTTACTTTCGGAACGGAATACACAGTCGCAGGCGGTGCCGGTCTTGATAACTATTGGTTCGATGCTACCATCTACAAGTTCGGTTCAGGTGGTGTCGATTTCGTTAATTATAGTGACAGTACCGGTCCGTTCTATCCGTTAAATTATACTTCGAATACGTTCGGCACCCCGGAAACATTCGGTCCGCCGCTGGCAGTTAATGATTTCTCGACTGGCTTAGCAGGTGTTATTCCTCAGCTCGTCGAATTTTATGACGCGGGCGGAGATGCAGGCGTAGTTTATGTAGGTATGGACGGAGCAAATAACAGGCTTTATTATGACAGGCTCAGCGCTGTTAGCGGTATCCAAAACGGAAACGGAATTGCTAATACATATGAATTAAAGCAAAACTATCCGAATCCGTTCAATCCGAGCACAAAGATCAACTTCTCTATTCCAAAAGACGCTTTCACTACTTTGAAGGTATATGACATTGTCGGTAGAGAGGTTGCGACACTTGTTTCACAGAGACTGACCGGTGGTAACTACGATGTAGAATTCAACGGCAGTAATTTTGCCAGCGGAGTTTACTTCTACCAGCTTGTCAGCAATGACTTCGTATCTGTCAAGAAAATGATACTTACCAAATAA
- a CDS encoding tetratricopeptide repeat protein, protein MIKKAAFLAFFLLSAINVTLAQDESPEELLNKGVNLLNTGQYSQAIAVLSSYLELDPDNSKVYYNRATAQFNILQFDSALADVNNAIRLQPDDADAYFLRGLIYKQEKNSREALKDFTKSLELSPEFAEAYNNRGMLYTEEKQYPNAILDFTKAIKYNPLYSEAYYNRGYTYIQTEEYGEAIKSLDNAIRLDSTFTLSYVNRGLAYYAIQEYKKCMKDLQHAIKMESSYKPELDKYIKSCKKNLED, encoded by the coding sequence ATGATCAAAAAAGCAGCTTTTTTAGCATTCTTTCTGCTTTCAGCAATAAATGTCACACTTGCTCAGGATGAGAGCCCGGAGGAATTGTTAAATAAAGGCGTTAATCTCTTGAATACAGGACAATATTCTCAGGCAATCGCGGTGCTTAGTTCCTATCTGGAACTCGACCCGGATAATTCAAAAGTTTACTATAACCGAGCCACAGCTCAATTTAATATTTTGCAGTTCGATTCGGCACTGGCGGATGTAAATAATGCAATCCGGCTACAACCAGATGATGCCGACGCATATTTCTTGAGAGGACTGATTTACAAACAAGAAAAGAACAGCAGAGAAGCATTGAAGGATTTTACAAAGTCCCTGGAACTAAGCCCTGAATTTGCTGAAGCATACAATAATAGGGGTATGCTTTACACTGAAGAAAAACAATATCCCAATGCGATACTTGACTTTACAAAAGCGATCAAGTACAACCCGCTCTACTCGGAAGCATACTACAATAGAGGATATACATACATCCAAACGGAAGAATACGGAGAAGCCATCAAGAGCCTTGATAATGCTATCCGCCTCGATTCCACTTTCACACTTTCATATGTTAATAGAGGTCTTGCCTACTATGCAATTCAAGAATATAAAAAATGCATGAAGGACCTCCAGCATGCAATAAAGATGGAGTCAAGTTATAAACCCGAGCTTGATAAATATATTAAATCATGCAAGAAAAATCTTGAAGACTAA